A single window of Nicotiana sylvestris chromosome 3, ASM39365v2, whole genome shotgun sequence DNA harbors:
- the LOC138887023 gene encoding uncharacterized protein, whose amino-acid sequence MPAHTEVVASDAVITGIILVCHRDASVLFDPGSTYSYVSSYFAPYLGVAQDSLSSRVYVSTPVGDSLAVDRIYRSCLVTIHGFETKADLLLLHTVDFDIILGMDWLSPHFAILDCHAKTVTLAMPSIPRIEWSGTFDHTPSRVISFLKAQHMVEKGCAAYLAYVRDVNVDTPSVDSVPVLRDYPDVFPADLPGMPPDRDIDFGIDLLPGTQPISIPPYRMAPPELKELKDQLQELLDKCFIRPSVSPWGAPALFVKKNDGSMRMCIDYR is encoded by the coding sequence ATGCCTGctcataccgaggttgttgcctccgatgctgtcattacaggtattatactggtttgtcaccgagatgcatcggttttatttgatccaggctctacttactcttatgtgtcttcttattttgctccatatttgggCGTAGCCcaagattctttgagttctcgtgtttatgtttctactcctgtaggagattctctcgctgtggaccgcatttatcggtcgtgtttggttactatccatggttttgagaccaaagcaGATCTTTTATTACTCCACACggtggattttgatattatcttgggcatggactggttgtcgccccattttgctattcttgattgtcacgctaagaccgtgacgctggctatgccaagtATTCCACGTATTGAGTGGAGTGGTACTTttgatcacactcccagtagagttatctcttttcttaaagctcaacataTGGTTGAAAAGGGGTGTGCCGCGTATttggcttatgtgagagatgtcaatgTTGATACCCCTTCTGTTGATTCTGTCCCCGTATTACGGGACTATCCCGATGTTttcccagctgatcttccgggcatgccgcccgatcgggacatcgattttggtattgatttgttacCAGGCACTCAGCCGATATCCATTCCTCCTtaccgtatggctcctcctgagttgaaggagttgaaggatcagttacaggaattgctcgATAAGTGTTTTATTCGCCCCAGTGTTTCACCGTGGGGTGCTCCTgccttgtttgtgaagaaaaatgatggttctatgcgtatgtgcatcgACTATCGTTAG